CAATGCAATTAGCCAAGTGGACCTATCTGATTTAACAGATATTGTCAAAGAAGTATCAAGTACAACAACAAAAGACAATGCTTTCCAAACATTCTTAGATGCTAATAAAACGCATTACCCAGATTTAGCAGGTAACCTAGTGTTTGACGAAAACTCATTTATTGAATCGACTCATTCAAGTGCAGGTTCTTATAGGATTAATGCAATCCCAAGTGGTAAATACAAAGGAAGTGTTGAAGTAACTATTGCAATAAAAGTTAAAGTTGAACTATCTTCTGTAATTACAACAACTGAAATTACTGGAAGCATTAATCAAGATCAAGTAATTGAAGCCGTTTTACAGGCAAATCCAAATTCTGGTCTTGTTGCTAGTGATCTTGAAGTTACAGATTTTAAAGCACCAACAATTGGTGAAGTAGGTTCAGCAACAATTAAGGCTGTCGATTCAAGTGGATTTATTGGTTCAGCAAATATCACAATCGTTCTCTTTTCTGAGGATTTACAATTAACAGAGATTATTAATAAAATTAAATCTACTCCACCAGGAACCTTAGCTGCTGTTGAAGTTTGAAAAGAATATTTTGCATATTATTCAGAAGATAAGATTCAATACATAATTGATCTTATGGATAGAAAATATACTGTTTCTCCAACTCAATCAGATGCTGATAAGGAGGCAAGTTTAACAACACAAGTGCAATTTAGCGTGGCAGACTTGCTTCATGAAGTAATGGTACTTAAAGATGGTCTAAACCCTGGGTATGATAATTTTAATATGTGGAATCCTGTTGTTGTTAATTTAGATACAACAAATAATACTTTTACAGTTAAAATCTCATTAAACTTTATCTGATATAAATGAAACAATGTGACAGAAACAAGAACGATTACTATTAATTTTCAACAAGTTGAATAATCATAACCTAATTACGACAATACCTTGATTCTTTTAGATATGTTATTTTTAAAATAAAAAAGAAGGATATCATTATCCTTCTTTTTTGTTAGTTTCTAAAAATTCTTTAAGAATTTGGTTGTTTGCTAATCCTGTTTTTAAGTTAAAGATTTGATGATGACCTGGATAAACATTGAGATTATCATCTAATTGAGTTAATTCAATTAATGATTTCTTAAAAAATTTAGTATCACAATAATCAATATCGTGGAAACCGATTTTATCAGAGAAAATAGTATCACCAACAAAGACGGCATTGTATTCTTTAATCAAGAGATATTGACTACCCGGGGTGTGACCAGGGATATGAACAATATCAATGGTTAAATTAGCTAAGGTAATTGTAGTGTCGCCTTTTAAGGTAATTAAGTTTTTAATTGGACCTTTAATGGTGATATTCAAATTACGTTTTGTTGAAAAATTACGTTTAGGATTAAATAAACAATCCTCATCCCATTGGTTGATATAGATTGTTATTTCTGGAAAGGTAATTAAGAGTTGATCAATACCTAAAATATGATCAAAATGACCATGGGTGATGATTAAACTAGTAATAGTAATTTTATTTTCTGTGGCATATTTAATTGCTTCTAAGACAGCATTAGAAGCGTCAACTAAAATTGCTTCTTGATTTTTAATTACTAAGTATGTTCCTTGATTATTAATTTTAGGATCAATAAATTGTTTAATATTTTGATTAAATTTATTCATTAGTTCTACTACCTTTTCTCTGGTCTAGAAGTTATTATAAACATAATAAAAGAGATTAAAAAGTAAAATAATATCTCTGTTCTCGCTATTGTTTATTTATTGACATTTAAAACATAGTTATTACAAATACTTTAATTTATCCTGTAAAATTTTTGTGTAAAAAAATAGAGGGAGAAATAAATAATGGATCATCAAAGTTTAAGTGGAGGGGCAGTTTTTGGTATAGTTATCGGAGTCATTATTGGATTGTTTCTTTTTATCGTTAATCTTGTTTTTCTAATTCAAGGAATCAAATACTTTATTCTTCGCCAAAGAGAAATTTACAAAAATAATCCTGATCTTCTTCCTGAAGTGCAAAATCAGGAAGAAATAGATGAAAAAGCTTCCTAAAAAGTGGGCGTACTAAGAAAACACGTTTAGGATTCATTGGTAAGATTACAAAAATTCTTGTATTTTTCCTTGTTTTTGATTTAATAATCGCACTTTGTAATCTTGAAAAAAGGAAAAAGAAATCAAATCTGAGGTAAGTTTCTTTTCTAAATTTGAAGATGAACAAACTTACCACTCATAAGGTTTTTTTATTTTTCTAACTGCTAAAATCAAATTAACACCAGTACCTTAATTCTCATCTTAATGATTACAAGTAGTTTGGAATGGGAAAAATAAAAGTGAAGGGAATGAAAAATATGAAAATACTTTTATCAATGTTAGCTTTAACTGGAGGAACATCAACAGCGGTGATACCACCTATTGCTGGATTTGTCCAAAGTTCAAATAACGATGATTCGGTGCGAATTAATGGTTATGAAAATCTTGATCAAATTAATGATCCAATTTACATTGAGAACCAGATTTTATCCCGAGAAAATCGTTCTTTTCAACATTCGTATTTAACACCAACCGGGTATTTCTTAGAAAAAGGAAAAGAATACACGGTTGAAATAAATAAAGATGCTCAAGTTAACGATTTGTTGTACCTAAGCATTGGTCAATATGGTACTTATCAAGGTTTAAATGATGGTAAGAATGTGGATTTTGAAACCAAACAGATTATTGGCAATCAAGTTGTTATCACTCCAAAAAATTCAGGAATGTTGTATTTAAAAGATTATCGTTTTACTAATGAAGTTAAAATTTTAAAAATCAGTAATGATCCGATTAAAGTTCCAACCTTTATTGTTGATCAAACTAATCAAGTTGATTTCTTTAAGGAAATTGTGACAACAAAATCTTTTTTTGTGGAAGTAATTTCTAAACATGTTTTTGGTACTTTCCAAACCCAAATGTTTAAAAGTCAAGTTGTTCCTGCTACAGGAGTAAATATTAATGAAACCATTTCTGCTTGGGATAAAGTTTGAGACTATACTAATGAAGCTTATGGTTTAAAAGAAACCTATTCAGGAGTAGCTAAGAAACATCCGCAATTTATTCAAATTGCTAATCCTGATACTGGGGGAGGTTATGCTTATTCTACTAATTATTATCTTTCTTTTCAAAAACAAACCTATGCGAGTAGAGATCTTTTTACTAGAAAACCTAGTGACCAATGGGGGTTATGACACGAAATTGGTCACACTTACCAAACTCCTCAATATAATTGGTCAGGATTGGGTGAAGTTACAGTTAATATCAGTTCTTTATATGTTCAACAAAAATTGGTTGGTGGAAATAGTAGAGTTGATCAACCAGCCCTTATTACCAAGATGAAGCAATTGTTTGCAACCCCTATTGCTGATAAAGATTACAATAGCCAATCTGACCTATTTGTAAAAGTGGCAATGTTTTGACAATTACAAATGGCATTTGGCGACAATTTCTACCCAACTTTATCACAACTTTATCGCACTAATCATCTTGGTGTTAGTGATAAACAACAAGATTTTGTTCAAATTACTTCAAAACTGGTTAACCGTAACTTGTTGCCTTTCTTTGAAAAGTGAGGTGTACAAGTCAGTGATGAAACCAAAGCAATTGTGAGTGAATTACCACCTTTAAAAACTAATATTTGAGAAAATATCATCAATGGTACCCACCAAGCAGTAGTAGAATGACAATTACCAGAATATCAAATCAGTACCCTTACTGATACCATTACTGCTAAAAAAGTAATTAACTTTGGGACTGTTATCAACAAAAATAATTTTGCTGATAATTTTGATTTAGGCCTTAATAAAGGCATTCAAACTGATGAGGTTTACTTTAATTGAATGGATTATTACATTAAAGATAACAAGTATTATGTTCCTGTTAGTTTTGCGGTGCAAACTGATCAAGATTTAAAGAATAATTATTGATTTTATATGCAAGTTTCTTTTGAAAATAGTATTGCTTTAATTGGTTATGCTTATTATCAACGTGGTTTTGTTGGTTTAAACTTATCAACGCACCAGTTTTACTTTGCAGGTTCTAATATTGGTTTGGATGCTACAGAAAAACCAAACATTTACTATACGATTACTGTTCGTAATCAAAATAACCAAGTAACTAAAGAATTCACTTTGACTGGAGCAGATAATGTTGCTGATAGTATCAGACGTTACAACCTACTTAACATTAGCTATCAAGAAGGTTACACTCTAGAAATTAAAACTAAAGTTATTAACAAGAGTCGATTGTTTAATAAAACCCAAAATACTTGAGTTGGAGTTAATAGTTATGACATCAAGTATAAGATTAATAACGACACTTTAATCCGAATCTAAAAAAAAGATTAACCAAACAAAAACTTAGCATTTTGCTAAGTTTTTGTTTGGTTATAGTTTAATTTCTTCTTCTTGAGACTTAAGTTTTCTTTGTTTGTACTTATATTGGTAGTTATTATAGTAATAATAAATTAAGAACAAAACTAAGAAGAGTACAAGAATAATCGCAAAGTAAATAAAGAAATTACCAATATTTTCTTTGATGTTTAAAAAGAAGTAAGGATAAGAATATTTAACCTCGTTGTTAACTACTTGACCTACAAACGTTCCTTTGATTAAAGCATAAGCTAAGTAAATAAATAAGTAACTAATTGCAATTGGTAAGGTTTTAATCGCACTTGGCTTAATGGCTCATTTAACAAACCCACTAGTTAATAGATAATAACCAATCATTGCTAAGGGAGTGAATAAGTGCAATAAGAAAGTATTGAAAAAACTTAATAGTGCTACTGAATCATGAAAATCAGTGTTATTGATAGTGTTTTTAAACAAACTACTTCAAAAAATTACAAAGGTAATTGTGATATAAATTGTCACACTAAATTTAAATCGTCCCAGGTTAATTGTTGGGATTCTATTCTTTTTAAAATAATTAACCAGAGCAAGAATAAAAAAGATTAATACCATCAGATTGGTTTGAATTGTAAAAGTGGATAAAGAATTTCAAAGGTTGGCGCCAAATCCAGAAGGGTACCAAAGGTTGTGCGGGTTAGTAACTACTGGAGCAGTCACGCTTGTTAAGGCATCAACCACCACTGAAATAATTAAGGCACTACTAATGACGATAATTGCACCAATCATTCAGTTTCTTGCTCAGATGGGTTTTTGTTTTGTAATTATTGTCATTTTAACCTCTATTTAATTCGTTATGTTAATCCTCTTATAACCTACAAGAGTAATCACTTTCGTCGCGAGAATGATTAATAAGATTATAAATAAAAAATCCCACTATTTTATTAAAGAATAAATTTGTAAAACTTTGGTAGATAAAATAATCTTTACTTTTATCCAGAGAATTTTCCAATTTTGTACCAAATCTTGTAAAAACGCTTGTTCTTGGCAATTTAAAAGTCCTTATTTGCAACGACTTCTTATCTTCTTTTTTGGTGATTGTAATCAAATCTTAAAGCAGTATTATCACAGCAAGAAGGAAAAAATGTTGCTTGGGTTGGTAAGGCTCGCAACTTTTCTTACTTCGAAGATGAAAGAGGAAACATATGAGAAAAATTTTAACAATTTTAGCAGCAGTTGGTTTAACCACGACTGCAACAACAAACATTATGGCCTGTACACTATCCCCTTCCCTACCAGTTGTAACTCCAGATCCAGATTCTGAGACCCCTGCTTGGGTTTTACAAAAAATCCAGGATAGTGATGATTTCAAAAACTCATCAACAATTGACTTTACTTTTAAGAGTACAAATAAACGAGGATTAAGTTGAACTAAATTTTTGGCATATATTAAGACGATTAAAGCTAATCTAAATATTGATACAATTCCTGCAACTACCCGAGGAACAATGGTGCACCACTTTGCTCACGATTGGTTTAGTGATCATAGTCTTACTCCCCAACAAGTGATGATTAACAATGGGGTTGTTGATGCAGATAAACCAGATGTTGAAGGTTATTTAAATAGTATGGATGGCTGACTTCACCGTGGTGATGCAAATAGTCAATGGTTTGGCTCAGAAGTAAAGGCTGGTGTTGCTGCTTTAAACATGGCGGGATTATTTGACGCGTTATTGTATGAAAACGGGAAGTTTATCATTGCTGATTTTAAAACTGATAGTGATAAGAACATTCAAGACAAGTTTTTACCATACCAACTATCGTTTTATGCCAAAATTTTAAATACGATTTTAGGAGACGATGTTTTTGTGCAAGGAAGGTTGATTCAAATTAAAGCTGATGGTGGTAAGTATGTTGACTATAACTTTGATTTAACCACTTTAAATTCGCAACTAGATACTTGATTAGATCAATACAATAGCACTCATTAACTAAAGTAAAAGATTAAGAAGCAGTAATATCACTGCTTCTTTTTTTGGTGTTTACAGAATTAACCATTGTTATTTTTTGAACAGAGAATTTTCCATTTTCCTAACCAAGGTTAAGAAAATGACAGTTTTTAGCAGTTTTAAAAGTGCTTATCTACAACAATTACCTAAATTATTTTGAAGTGGTTGTAATCAAGCCCTGGTGAAGTAGTATCAAGTCAAGAGAAAAAAGCAGACCAACCTTGGTTTCTTATTTATCTCGAAAATGAAAGAGAAAGGTAGTAAAGTTTATGTCAAAATTACTTACATTATTAACGCTTGCAAGTCTAAGCAATCCAGCTCCTGTTGTTGCAGAAGCAGGAGCAAATCAGAAAAGTACTTCTGAAAGTGATTTGCAACAGATGATCGCTAGCAAGTTAGCAGCCGATGGAGGAGTTCAAGCAACTCTTAATCCGATTGATTATCCCAATTATCCAGCTCCTAGTCATCCGATTGGTGATCCTGCAAACAAGCCATTTCAATGGTACTCACCAATCAATACTGAGGATGGTGGTCTTAATGCTTGAGCCAATGACCCAGCAACAATTTTGTATGATGAAGACAGTGGGTTGTACTACAGTTGAATGTTATTTAGAAACGGGAGAGATTTTCCTTCTGGATGAATTGAAATGACTAGTCCAGATATGAATAACTGAACCCAGGGAGAAGAACGAATTAAAGAAGGACGAGAATTCTTTCCAAAAAGTTTCCACCCCTCAGCAATGGGTGGATCAGTATGATTGGATCGAGAAGGACAGTACTTTGATAAGGGTGATTTAATCTTTGCGATTTCAATGCAAGATTGTACTTTAATGGGAGGAGCCAGCATGACTGGAGACAGTGGAATTGCCTATTACGTGTCTCATGGTTTTGGTCAACCAATCTATAAAGCAGGAATCATTACCCCACAATACATTAACCCAACTGGAACTGATTGACGTGATTCGTTCTTGTACAACACTGATGATGGTTTATACTTTGCTATTGCTGCTGATACTAGGGTCGAATTCTGAAGAATTAATTCTTTTAACGAAAGAGATATTACCAAGGTTGGTGAAATCTATGTTCGTAGTATTGGAGTTGAAGTACCAAACGTTGTTAGATTCGGAGAAAACGAATGGTATATATCTTGTTCTATTCAAGATGCTCACCTTGGTGGTCCTTACCAAAGTTGTGAATGGTTCTTGTGTCACATGGAAGGAGAAACATTTGTTCCCTATGCTCAAGGTTTCCATGAATATGGAACTGAAGGTTATGCCCAACGAGTAGTTAACCCTTACCAAAGTAGAATTGCTGAGTTTGCAATTTCTCGTAGTATGGCTGCTAATTGAACTTATAATACTGATATTTGATCATGAAAAGGTGGGTGTTATGGTTCTGAAAGAATGATTATTCGTGATGACAAACCTTATCTAGAACCATATGATCTAATCGGTGATTACCAAGATAATGGAACTTATGTTTACAAAGTTAAGGCCAGTGATTTAGCGAATGGTTATACTCTTCACTTTGATAAGGGAGATTTCATTTTCTATTATGGTGATGACCGAATCACTTGAGATAACCAAGTAGTTACCGATTTAAGTAAATGAACTACAATTGGTGGAGCAGCAACTGATGATGATGACATTACGATTGTTATTAATAAGTGTACGTTAACTTTCTATGATGAATGACAAGGATGAAACGCCCACTTTATGTTACCAGAAGCAGTAGTTCATGTACCAAATGATGGGGTAATGAGCATTTTACCAAGTCCAACTACTGTTTAGTTGAATATAAAGCAAAATCATTAGTTAAAAAGCTAATGATTTTTCTATCTTACTTGACTACTTTACTACGATTAAACAAATCACCAAAGTTAGTATATTTCTTGTAGTTACTAAAACAAAAAACATCAGTGAAAGTTAGTTTGTCACTAGTTCAATAAATATTAATTCAAATGTTTGAAAGGGTATTTCTCACAATATAATCAGCAGGATTCATGATTTGAAAAGTAGAATTATTTAACGGATCTTGATCATAAAAAGCTTTATATAAGTCAGTAGCAAAAGGATATTTTGTTCCTGGTTTTAAATGAGTCGAATCATTAAAATAAGTATTGCCATCAATTGTGGCAGGTAGATAGTTAGCATTAGAAGCTAAGGTTGATAATGTTAAAGGATTTCCTAATAATCAATCCATAAATAGTTTGACAGTTGCTTCTTTTTCCTGATAGTTTTTTCCAACAGACTTGAATCCACCAATCCCAATTCCTTGACTATAATAAAGGTTATCTCCTCCGTTCAGACTGGCGTTTTTAACAATTGCTAAATCAGTTTTATAGTCATAAGTGGTATTTTTTTGAAAGGCAAATAGTCCTGCACTACTACTAGCAGTGTAAACCATCTTTCCTTTTAAAAATTCATTGGAGGTGTAAGTTTTTACTCCTCCTTTAATCATTGAAGTTGTAAATAATCCACTCTTTTTTCATGATTCAAAATAAGTCGCAATTTGGGGGTTAATATTGTAGCGAAGGTCATAGTTTTGGTATTTGTCTGTGGTGCGATATGAAAAGGTAAAGTTAGGATTATCAGTAGTACCAACTGCTTTACTGTTGTTGTTTTGACTCAAGTAAAGCTGGTTGGGCAAATCATCAAAACCAATTAATGGATCCTTTTTATCAATTTCGAGTTCTTGACCTTTTTTGATAATTTCATCTAAATCTTGATAACTTAGAGAATTGAGTTTTTTAGTATCTCAATCAAACCCTAATTCCTTTAAACGTTTAACGTTAATAACTCCACAATCAAAACTTTTATATAAGGGCAATCCTAATAACTTTTGTTCGCTACCAAATTCATATTCGGCTAATAAGTTTGGATTATAATAATGAGCATAATCACTAAAACTTCGCATATTCTTTCTTTGACTAGAAGCATTATAAATTGGTAGATTGGATGGTTTGGTTAGATATAAATCAGGAAGTTGATAATTACTAATTGTTTTAGTTAAAATGTCTTTGTTATCCCAAAAGATTCTAATTTTAGGCAATTTTTTATCAGTTAAGGTTTGGTTAAACTCGTCTTGTAAACCACTTCAAGCTTGAAATGGCCGACCACTTTGAGCCATCACATCAGCACTTAAAACTACTTGAACTTGGTCATCGCGTTTTGGATGAAAGGGAGTTAAAGCTAAAGTTGCTACCACGCCCCCAATTAAAGGAAGAGAAATTAATAAACTTAAAGTTATTTTTTTCATTCTTTTAAGATTCCTTTCATCAGTTGACGATTTAACCCAATAAAGAGCACAAAAATTGGTGCCATTGATAAAGTGGTGGTAGCCATTTTTAAATTAACTGTACTTACCACTTTATCAATATGAGCAACCTTACCATAACTATTAACTAAAGTGATTGGATCAATGGTATTAATCTTGTATAAGAGCACAGGAATTGTTGCTCACTTTGAATTTGGTTGGAGAATTAAAACAGGTCAAAGCGTACTATTTCAACTGGTGATAAAACATAAAATAAAACTGGTAATGATTGAAGGTAAAATTGCTGGCAGGGCGATGGTTCAAAAAAACTCGTTACTATTCATCCCATCAGCTAAAGCGGCTTTTTTGGTATTTACTCCGATACGATAAAAAGTACTGC
This genomic stretch from Mesoplasma sp. JKS002658 harbors:
- a CDS encoding MBL fold metallo-hydrolase — its product is MNKFNQNIKQFIDPKINNQGTYLVIKNQEAILVDASNAVLEAIKYATENKITITSLIITHGHFDHILGIDQLLITFPEITIYINQWDEDCLFNPKRNFSTKRNLNITIKGPIKNLITLKGDTTITLANLTIDIVHIPGHTPGSQYLLIKEYNAVFVGDTIFSDKIGFHDIDYCDTKFFKKSLIELTQLDDNLNVYPGHHQIFNLKTGLANNQILKEFLETNKKEG
- a CDS encoding lipoprotein; the encoded protein is MRKILTILAAVGLTTTATTNIMACTLSPSLPVVTPDPDSETPAWVLQKIQDSDDFKNSSTIDFTFKSTNKRGLSWTKFLAYIKTIKANLNIDTIPATTRGTMVHHFAHDWFSDHSLTPQQVMINNGVVDADKPDVEGYLNSMDGWLHRGDANSQWFGSEVKAGVAALNMAGLFDALLYENGKFIIADFKTDSDKNIQDKFLPYQLSFYAKILNTILGDDVFVQGRLIQIKADGGKYVDYNFDLTTLNSQLDTWLDQYNSTH
- a CDS encoding M60 family metallopeptidase, which gives rise to MKILLSMLALTGGTSTAVIPPIAGFVQSSNNDDSVRINGYENLDQINDPIYIENQILSRENRSFQHSYLTPTGYFLEKGKEYTVEINKDAQVNDLLYLSIGQYGTYQGLNDGKNVDFETKQIIGNQVVITPKNSGMLYLKDYRFTNEVKILKISNDPIKVPTFIVDQTNQVDFFKEIVTTKSFFVEVISKHVFGTFQTQMFKSQVVPATGVNINETISAWDKVWDYTNEAYGLKETYSGVAKKHPQFIQIANPDTGGGYAYSTNYYLSFQKQTYASRDLFTRKPSDQWGLWHEIGHTYQTPQYNWSGLGEVTVNISSLYVQQKLVGGNSRVDQPALITKMKQLFATPIADKDYNSQSDLFVKVAMFWQLQMAFGDNFYPTLSQLYRTNHLGVSDKQQDFVQITSKLVNRNLLPFFEKWGVQVSDETKAIVSELPPLKTNIWENIINGTHQAVVEWQLPEYQISTLTDTITAKKVINFGTVINKNNFADNFDLGLNKGIQTDEVYFNWMDYYIKDNKYYVPVSFAVQTDQDLKNNYWFYMQVSFENSIALIGYAYYQRGFVGLNLSTHQFYFAGSNIGLDATEKPNIYYTITVRNQNNQVTKEFTLTGADNVADSIRRYNLLNISYQEGYTLEIKTKVINKSRLFNKTQNTWVGVNSYDIKYKINNDTLIRI